A genomic stretch from Podospora pseudoanserina strain CBS 124.78 chromosome 3, whole genome shotgun sequence includes:
- a CDS encoding hypothetical protein (EggNog:ENOG503P4IX; COG:B): protein MDDLTTSLAQNLTISLSPADLQAAFSNDNNDDDDLGRAPPRMGFNTKPKLCQFILSRRNVTASVPLEIRPSGCSTGSGLFIAPGEQDGIEAGREIYRSKPLMLAFDGAGDDGWCHFCGGYFEGYFGGEKGGVRVCSGCGVGRFCSKECQKLAWNRFHKEECKVLKSTPGIKPQSLLAHRLVWFQQKGYITTEQGAVIQGLEAHFDEYTREDGGKTTEVYDVAMAIRDVTGEGREKKIDVGLIWKLVPQLWTNCVRLRGSSSRETVAFALELVTAMINHSCEPNAFAFLEKGEIRVRSLRKIAAGEEITICYIDPTVDVKSRREILMDEHFFECDCARCKDEIETQKRRVAADGETSMATVRQAQISMLDLIKSAAVTACKYPGVYPDFANLTVVESKMNTIMKNAFPNFGWGDDLDPVPMVRLCLSVLYLEQGKPAPALRNGLRGYFARRGGRTGPNAVNILVDIIHVLIAASCLSPDSPVLKDVSFPLRVDISNIMYWYLYKACKEAGEVFGGDCEYTKAIGNLFAKMMAGLPAGASKPPEEDFMEELEGSLRRVVEWAGVWVYEGA from the exons ATGGACGATCtaaccacctccctcgcccaaaacctcaccatctccctctccccggCAGACCTCCAAGCCGCCTtcagcaacgacaacaacgatgacgatgacctCGGTCGCGCCCCTCCCCGAATGGGGTTCAACACCAAACCTAAACTCTGCCAGTTTATCCTCTCACGCAGGAACGTTACTGCTTCCGTCCCGCTCGAGATTCGACCGTCGGGTTGCTCGACTGGGTCGGGGCTGTTTATTGCCCCGGGTGAACAGGACGGGATTGAGGCTGGAAGGGAGATTTACAGGTCTAAGCCGTTGATGCTGGCTTTTGATGGggcgggtgatgatgggtggtgtCATTTTTGTGGGGGGTATTTCGAGGGGtattttgggggggagaaggggggggtgcGGGTTTGTAGCGGGtgtggggttgggaggttcTGTTCGAAG GAATGCCAAAAGTTGGCTTGGAATAGATTTCACAAGGAGGAGTGCAAGGTTTTGAAAAGCACACCCGGGATTAAGCCGCAGAGCTTGCTGGCTCATCGGCTGGTGTGGTTCCAGCAGAAGGGGTATATCACTACCGAGCAGGGGGCTGTGATTCAGGGTTTGGAGGCTCATTTTGATGAGTACACTAGGGAGGATGGGGGCAAGACGACCGAGGTGTATGATGTTGCGATGGCGATTAGGGACGTgactggggaggggagggagaagaagattgatgTTGGGTTGATTTGGAAGTTGGTGCCGCAG CTCTGGACCAACTGTGTCCGCCTGAGGGGTTCTTCTTCCAGGGAAACGGTTGCTTTTGCGCTGGAGCTTGTCACTGCCATGATCAACCATTCTTGCGAGCCGAACGCCTTTGCTTTTTTGGAAAAGGGCGAGATTCGCGTCCGGTCGCTGAGGAAAATTGCGGCTGGAGAGGAGATTACCATTTGCTATATCGATCCTACGGTTGATGTCAAGAGTCGGCGGGAGATTCTGATGGATGAGCACTTTTTTGAGTGTGACT GTGCCCGCTGCAAAGACGAGATCGAGACCCAAAAGCGTAGGGTGGCTGCCGATGGAGAGACAAGCATGGCTACTGTCCGTCAAGCCCAGATTTCCATGCTCGACCTGATCAAGAGCGCCGCCGTCACCGCCTGCAAGTACCCCGGTGTCTATCCCGATTTTGCGAACCTCACCGTTGTCGAAAGCAAAATGAACACCATCATGAAGAACGCCTTTCCCAACTTTGGGTGGGGTGACGATCTCGACCCTGTCCCCATGGTGCGCCTTTGCCTTAGCGTCCTCTACCTCGAGCAGGGCAAGCCAGCCCCGGCTTTGCGCAACGGCCTCAGGGGGTATTTTGCTCGTCGCGGAGGCCGGACTGGCCCCAATGCTGTCAATATTCTGGTTGACATTATTCATGTGCTCATCGCGGCGAGCTGTCTATCTCCTGACTCTCCTGTTCTCAAGGACGTGTCGTTTCCCTTGCGGGTGGACATCAGTAATATTATGTATTGGTACCTTTATAAGGCTTGCAaggaggctggggaggtgttTGGGGGTGATTGCGAGTACACCAAGGCGATTGGGAACTTGTTTGCCAAGATGATGGCCGGGTTGCCTGCTGGTGCAAGTAAgccgccggaggaggatttcatggaggagcttgagggctcgctgaggagggttgttgagtgggcgggggtttgggtttATGAGGGGGCTTAG
- a CDS encoding hypothetical protein (EggNog:ENOG503PXT6), protein MSRQGAHEWGDRPPPTGPKARPPNKKRRAEAHATTESSEPWVRPESQSYRPARSPSPKRHKPEPPSGNGIAIKGSAGNRHCSSATEEDDRGPPAQLGDYQVRRQSSAGGEERAAGGGRDVADVDFRGDMPFPDYFPEATPWVMDRVRHEFRKLWEFLELPNLRPVTATWHPLVTATLSELGRVESFCDFINARRRELHGQTMDFKRQLNKFERDYKAQSEEMEGFKKETDKFRRQVTKLENEAEVYRKQIAKLESDNSQQAAEVDGQKKKISKLDQRLSRQITETEICKKKADKLVEDCAKQAANIEASYKKEIVKLEEDKSRLAAEVEGYKKQIGEGETDKKSPGVGSEGGQAQVCKPELGRIPVVTQEDYPPRAPRGPKHWAKKNDDRTSRSPAKDSTGEIEDYKTQIGKLEETCKQQVAQIKGCRMELERWRQDSHNWSAEKERYKVDMGHLQQELGRREKELDSVVAHKNRRGDTIRHLEAKLARMAAKKDPRAELFRVREENEKLSNDYDALKASYDNQLVMFHNLERDTAEQKKKFTTIRVEHQRSIDKIKAEKQDLERQIVEIQKAHNDNNQRSPADHELAAPDIDQLMGGMEPKMLPEDEPKRSTEQLPKSAQQHIDQLLGKFMSTGSAVDSPTTSVVRQVSVPSSGGDTISTPKPAGISQPQEGQAQGGIRLSADHESQELLRYQAMVREKDERIKQLAAEYIELQKLFGEKIAQIEKDLQTNKARLQQQAQGHDDKPGSDTVNAILKSRVDKLLVKDKDKETALKQLRDANFKLEHLVEEKDDKYKQLYAVNVTLQSMVQEKTSIVERLEEERNQLQGDVQARDVQIRALEGRISETEAQLCEEADKSTKLRQIIAHKEAEISTLRATSSLPDTPVSAVSTASFQIQMPQAASSDDGLRGDNGTDLGLSAQQEPPVFIKRERPDPGCELMETMEQDQDLRKGIVSLVSELFNITPSQKWTTDTIVKFVRCLGCGQDGNTALNNARAEMTSISDAWTLKDVWRRDCAEQTEQQSYLKDTLTGRFTHLCLLLSSVREGQDDMSTCQVIGELARGLVSADHSQFPLAGMAFLECVASNQAKPQRARATEGLMAILICELCRHLQQMLQAPKNYWGIKEILGTTEDEAAETSTIWKLATILAEDDTRSDPLETRKRLAQTCGDKFSFFYQADEDNKEREIGLLSCGTGMEDNANSQIFLMLDFGKRWIRIVDCSLAYFTSNRAAPRMLDLVIAREDGEKKEEVELFKIEAAPKDVAAFWLRNICYGG, encoded by the coding sequence ATGAGTAGACAAGGAGCTCACGAATGGGGCGACAGGCCTCCGCCTACTGGACCGAAGGCCCGACCCCCAAACAAGAAGCGGCGTGCCGAAGCCCACGCTACTACTGAGAGCTCGGAACCCTGGGTGAGGCCCGAATCTCAGTCGTACAGGCCAGCGCGCTCTCCGTCGCCGAAGCGGCACAAGCCCGAGCCTCCCTCCGGCAATGGGATCGCCATCAAGGGCTCGGCTGGCAATCGCCACTGTTCGTCCGCcacggaggaggatgatagAGGCCCTCCAGCCCAGCTGGGAGATTACCAAGTGCGTCGTCAGTCATcggctggaggggaggagagggccgctggtggtggaagggacGTGGCCGATGTCGATTTCCGGGGTGATATGCCGTTCCCGGACTACTTTCCAGAGGCCACGCCTTGGGTCATGGATCGTGTCAGGCACGAGTTCCGCAAGCTTTGGGAGTTCCTCGAGCTGCCCAACCTGCGACCTGTGACGGCGACGTGGCATCCTCTTGTGACGGCCACCTTGAGCGAGCTAGGGCGTGTGGAGAGCTTTTGCGACTTTATCAATGCCAGGAGGCGGGAGCTCCACGGCCAGACGATGGACTTTAAGAGGCAGCTGAACAAGTTTGAGAGGGACTACAAGGCGCAATcggaggagatggaagggtTCAAGAAGGAGACGGACAAGTTCAGGAGACAGGTCACCAAGCTGGAGAACGAGGCAGAGGTCTACAGGAAGCAGATTGCCAAGTTGGAAAGTGACAACAGCCAACaggcggccgaggtggatggtcagaaaaagaagatcaGTAAGCTGGACCAGCGCCTCAGCAGACAGATCACGGAAACGGAGATCTGCAAGAAGAAAGCGGACAAGCTTGTGGAGGACTGCGCCAAGCAAGCCGCCAACATCGAGGCCTCCTACAAGAAGGAAATCGtcaagttggaggaggataaaAGTAGACTGGCtgccgaggttgagggctACAAGAAGCAGATCGGCGAGGGAGAAACGGACAAGAAGAGTCCTGGTGTGGGATCCGAAGGTGGTCAAGCTCAGGTCTGCAAGCCGGAACTAGGAAGGATTCCGGTCGTGACACAGGAAGACTACCCGCCGAGGGCGCCAAGGGGTCCCAAACACTGGGCCAAGAAGAATGATGACCGAACGTCAAGAAGTCCTGCCAAGGACAGTACAGGGGAGATCGAGGACTACAAAACGCAGATTGGGAAGCTGGAAGAGACCTGCAAGCAACAGGTCGCTCAAATCAAAGGCTGTAGAATGGAACTTGAGAGGTGGCGACAGGACTCTCACAACTGGAGTGCAGAGAAGGAGCGGTACAAGGTGGACATGGGACATCTTCAGCAAGAGCTTGGGAGGCGTGAAAAGGAACTCGACAGTGTTGTCGCTCACAAGAATAGGCGGGGTGATACTATTCGCCATCTCGAGGCTAAGCTTGCCCGAATGGCTGCTAAAAAGGACCCTCGTGCGGAACTCTTCCGGGTGCGGGAAGAGAACGAGAAGCTTTCAAATGATTATGATGCCTTGAAGGCCAGCTACGACAACCAACTTGTCATGTTTCATAACCTGGAGCGTGATACAGcagagcaaaagaagaagttCACCACCATTCGAGTTGAACACCAGCGCAGCATCGACAAGATCAAAGCCGAGAAACAAGATCTGGAACGCCAGATAGTGGAGATTCAGAAGGCtcacaacgacaacaaccagcgGTCTCCGGCTGATCACGAACTCGCAGCTCCTGATATCGACCAGTTGATGGGTGGAATGGAGCCCAAGATGCTACCTGAAGATGAACCGAAGCGATCAACGGAGCAGTTGCCAAAATCTGCCCAACAGCATATCGATCAATTGCTCGGCAAATTCATGTCGACCGGCTCAGCTGTTGATTCCCCGACGACATCAGTCGTTCGACAAGTCTCTGTACCCAGTTCAGGAGGAGACACCATCTCTACGCCAAAGCCGGCAGGTATCAGCCAGCCTCAAGAAGGCCAGGCTCAGGGTGGCATTCGGCTTAGTGCAGATCACGAGAGCCAAGAGCTCCTTCGCTACCAAGCTATGGTTCGCGAGAAAGACGAGAGAATCAAGCAACTGGCAGCTGAGTACATCGAATTGCAGAAGCTATTTGGGGAGAAGATTGCCCAGATCGAGAAAGACCTCCAAACGAACAAAGCGAggcttcaacaacaggccCAAGGACATGATGACAAGCCGGGTAGTGACACCGTCAATGCGATCCTCAAGAGTCGGGTCGACAAACTGCTtgtcaaggacaaggataAAGAGACTGCTCTCAAGCAGCTTCGGGACGCCAATTTCAAGTTGGAGCACCtggtggaagaaaaggatgACAAGTATAAGCAGCTTTATGCCGTCAACGTTACCCTGCAAAGCATGGTCCAAGAAAAAACAAGCATTGTCGAGAGGttagaagaggagagaaatCAGCTTCAGGGAGACGTCCAGGCAAGAGACGTCCAGATACGAGCATTGGAAGGGAGGATCTCCGAGACAGAAGCCCAGCTCTGCGAAGAGGCGGACAAGTCGACGAAACTTCGCCAGATTATTGCTCACAAAGAGGCCGAGATCAGCACTTTGAGAGCGACCAGCTCATTGCCGGACACGCCAGTGTCGGCAGTTTCCACCGCAAGCTTCCAGATTCAAATGCCTCAGGCTGCGAGCTCTGATGATGGCCTTCGTGGGGACAACGGTACTGACCTGGGCCTTTCAGCACAACAGGAGCCCCCAGTTTTCATTAAGCGAGAACGCCCGGATCCCGGATGTGAACTCATGGAGACGATGGAACAGGACCAGGATCTGCGCAAGGGGATAGTTTCGCTTGTCTCGGAGCTGTTCAACATTACTCCGAGCCAGAAGTGGACTACTGATACTATTGTCAAGTTTGTTCGCTGTCTGGGTTGTGGCCAGGACGGCAATACTGCCCTTAACAACGCCAGGGCCGAGATGACTTCGATCAGCGATGCTTGGACGCTCAAGGATGTCTGGAGGCGGGATTGTGCAGAACAGACTGAGCAGCAGTCATACCTGAAGGATACCCTGACAGGAAGATTCACCCACCTGTGTCTGTTGTTGTCTTCAGTCCGGGAAGGCCAGGATGACATGAGCACATGCCAAGTGATTGGTGAGCTCGCCCGCGGTTTAGTATCAGCTGATCACTCTCAGTTCCCCCTCGCAGGGATGGCATTCCTTGAGTGTGTTGCTAGCAACCAGGCCAAACCACAGCGTGCGAGGGCTACTGAAGGGCTGATGGCAATTCTGATCTGCGAACTCTGCCGTCACCTCCAACAGATGCTCCAAGCACCCAAAAATTACTGGGGAATCAAGGAGATCCTCGGGACGACCGAAGATGAAGCGGCAGAGACATCGACCATCTGGAAACTGGCCACGATTCTGGCGGAGGACGACACTCGGTCGGACCCTCTCGAGACGCGCAAACGACTGGCTCAGACGTGCGGCGACAAGTTCTCATTCTTCTACCAAGCGGATGAAGACAACAAGGAACGCGAAATTGGGCTGCTCTCGTGCGGCACCGGCATGGAGGACAACGCTAACAGCCAGATCTTCTTGATGCTGGACTTTGGAAAACGGTGGATTCGGATAGTGGATTGTAGCCTGGCCTACTTCACTTCCAACCGAGCCGCGCCGCGGATGTTGGACCTCGTGATTGCCAGGGAGGACGgtgagaaaaaggaggaagtGGAGCTCTTCAAGATTGAGGCAGCTCCCAAGGATGTCGCTGCCTTTTGGTTGAGGAACATCTGCTATGGAGGGTGA
- a CDS encoding hypothetical protein (EggNog:ENOG503PRZR) encodes MAAFPRLLLGLLSFVLFAFVLGSPISSPDSPRDGQVEAREAGALAGDNELVLAPLPTWTTPPVRPTRPVLTPIPLESTPAPVPTRRAIDIEPPIKANPQKGCTTTSYESWVYPCSWSGTQTIYPTTTTLYKEVNCNGCENIIIWKDYSSCPNMVINKTERVNTASTYWSTICKPTALFAKRTAVDDIPAVQTPNIHNIGGSQDQVPIPAAAQITPFPKPVVELRNPSDGHGEGGHLQPGVCQTTLVLQPPQSAGKTSTKYSRYTTTTLSVNCSGCTSLVVSTALAGYGPPGVFTTTATLPVGAVTAYACRT; translated from the coding sequence ATGGCCGCCTTTCCcagacttcttcttggtcttttgTCGTTTGTCCTTTTTGCATTTGTTCTTGGTTCTCCTATTTCCTCCCCAGACTCACCGAGAGACGGACAAGTCGAAGCCCGCGAAGCAGGTGCTCTTGCTGGCGACAACGAGCTGGTCCTGGCTCCTCTGCCCACCtggacaacaccacccgtcAGACCGACCAGGCCCGTACTGACGCCCATACCCTTGGAGTCGACACCGGCGCCAGTACCAACAAGACGAGCCATCGATATCGAACCGCCCATCAAAGCCAACCCGCAGAAGGGATGCACAACCACCTCGTATGAGTCCTGGGTCTATCCTTGCTCCTGGTCTGGGACGCAGACGATCtatccaaccaccacgactCTCTATAAGGAAGTGAATTGCAATGGTTGCGAGAATATCATCATCTGGAAGGACTATTCCTCGTGCCCAAACATGGTGATCAACAAGACCGAGAGGGTCAACACGGCTAGCACGTACTGGAGCACCATCTGCAAGCCAACCGCCCTTTTTGCGAAGCGAACGGCCGTCGATGACATCCCCGCTGTTCAGACTCCAAACATCCACAACATTGGCGGCAGTCAGGACCAGGTCCCTATtccggctgctgctcagATCACGCCCTTCCCCAAGCCGGTGGTAGAGCTTCGAAACCCGAGCGATGGacatggggagggtggacaCTTACAGCCTGGCGTTTGCCAGACGACCTTGGTTCTCCAGCCTCCGCAGTCAGCAGGGAAGACGTCGACCAAGTACTCCAGGTATACCACCACAACGTTATCGGTGAACTGCAGTGGGTGTACCAGCTTGGTGGTTTCGACGGCGCTGGCGGGGTACGGTCCACCAGGAGTGTTTACAACCACGGCGACACTGCCCGTCGGGGCGGTGACGGCTTATGCTTGCCGAACATGA
- a CDS encoding hypothetical protein (EggNog:ENOG503P0RH; COG:K), whose product MDMDMDVDTDRDREAATTPPGPAPSTPTGGALAAGGGGGGGHGKLTEPRRRNRPALSCIQCRTRKIRCDRNEPCASCLKSKIVNCTYEEARRPKPRLWRLSPAPAAAQSDNSPTAEQRLAADSGYTYKEVSLAPAPVPGPVATSAATANTTTAVAAGAATTSSSASTTSTSTSTSTSTSTSTSTSTSTTTATIAALSPPSHPTSYRDPGPRSSSATTTNSTTTILTARTAEPVSAPTPAIRHLELTPSHSASGFGNSTAALAERVQQLEQQLAEALRNPDRPQHTSQNAHVPLHCPQGSGSKTCLANGDKFFPLIINLAKRIESDRDSDIYFLLKKCKDLCRVIKSQKVPPHVGFQLGSDVPHESVARRLVEAYFRTFESVYRILHQPSFWREYNHFWENRTAASPAFIAQFQLCMAIGTCFQDDVAALRPSAAQWIYEAQAWLASPCEKARLNMSGLQTMCLLHIARETCGVECDLTWISAGPLLRTAMYMGLHRDPDSLPAMSVFRAEMRRRLWATVLEMTLQSSLDSGGPPLISVSDYDTRPPNNYDDDQLCEGDKPPPNPRSPGTFTQTSVQLALLRSFPTRLAIAQYVNHFKAPATYEETLKWNTELTAACRALSATLQQSYDPAGILPRRLSLFQLRLAEHMVHRFFLALNHPWLWAAQHNPAYYFARKMCVETSLKLYRAFATGSPAGDSGTARETDDFTRLSTCGYGAFRSVPTLAVLTICLELLWQVQEDRSFRQSMNLDHVLERPGSEADLGTTGPLSIGSGAAPRQDLLDAVKYSIGWTVRRIRMGETNIKGYLMYSALWSQVQALQNGASDAEAEEQVLASIADELGQCWHLLQEAAGGKLPLSMIGAALNGGYGPGRNPFEDSKMDYSYGWDSEGSLCDQGFDSIFNFHNADFFIGT is encoded by the exons ATGGATATGGACATGGACGTGGACACGGACAGAGACCGGGAAGCCGCAACGACACCGCCTGGACCTGCGCCATCCACGCCCACCGGTGGTGCCCTcgctgctggcggtggtggtggtggcgggcaCGGGAAGCTCACCGAGCCCAGACGGCGCAACCGTCCGGCCCTCTCGTGCATCCAGTGCCGAACACGCAAGATTCGCTGCGATCGCAACGAGCCATGCGCCAGCTGCCTCAAGTCCAAAATAGTCAATTGCACGTATGAGGAGGCCCGGCGCCCGAAGCCCCGGCTCTGGAGGCTTTCCCCGGCGCCAGCTGCGGCTCAGTCCGACAACTCCCCAACTGCCGAACAACGGCTGGCCGCCGACTCCGGTTACACGTACAAAGAAGTGTCACTAGCCCCTGCGCCTGTTCCTGGACCTGTCGCTACCAgtgccgccaccgccaacaccaccacagccgtTGCAGCAGGTGCCGCTACCACATCATCCAGTGCCTctaccaccagcaccagcaccagcaccagcaccagcaccagcaccagcaccagcaccagcaccagcacgACCACAGCAACAATCGCTGCCCTCagtcctccctcccacccaacatcATACCGAGACCCAGGACCAAGGAGcagctcagcaacaaccaccaactccaccacTACCATCCTAACAGCCCGGACGGCAGAGCCCGTGTCTGCCCCGACCCCGGCCATTCGGCACCTTGAACTGACCCCCAGCCACTCGGCATCAGGATTCGGAAACAGCACGGCTGCACTTGCCGAGAGGGTCCAACAACTTGAGCAACAACTCGCCGAGGCCCTCAGGAATCCAGATCGCCCTCAACACACTTCTCAAAATGCACACGTACCTCTGCATTGTCCGCAGGGTTCTGGCTCCAAGACCTGCCTAGCAAATGGGGATAAGTTT TTCCCCCTGATCATCAATCTTGCCAAGAGGATTGAATCGGACAGAGACTCAGACATCTACTTTCTCTTAAAGAAGTGCAAAGATCTCTGTAGGGTGATTAAATCTCAAAAGGTCCCTCCTCATGTTGGCTTCCAGCTCGGCAGCGACGTTCCACATGAGAGCGTAGCCCGTCGGTTGGTGGAGGCGTATTTCCGAACCTTTGAAAGCGTCTACCGAATCCTGCACCAGCCAAGTTTCTGGCGAGAGTACAACCACTTCTGGGAGAACCGCACGGCGGCAAGCCCGGCCTTCATTGCTCAGTTTCAGTTGTGTATGGCCATTGGCACGTGCTTCCAGGATGATGTGGCTGCTCTCCGACCGTCTGCTGCCCAGTGGATATACGAGGCCCAGGCCTGGCTCGCCTCACCCTGTGAGAAGGCCAGGTTGAACATGTCGGGCCTTCAGACCATGTGTCTGCTGCACATTGCCAGAGAGACATGCGGTGTCGAGTGTGACCTGACCTGGATCAGCGCCGGGCCTCTGTTGCGGACGGCAATGTACATGGGACTCCACCGTGACCCGGATAGCTTGCCTGCTATGTCGGTGTTTCGGGCAGAGATGAGAAGACGGCTGTGGGCGACCGTGTTGGAAATGACGCTGCAGTCGAGCTTGGACTCTGGTGGTCCGCCCCTCATATCGGTGTCTGATTATGATACTCGGCCGCCAAATAATTACGACGATGACCAGCTGTGCGAGGGCGataaacctcctccaaaccccagATCTCCGGGGACCTTTACACAAACTTCAGTCCAGCTCGCTCTCCTACGGTCGTTTCCGACTAGACTGGCGATTGCGCAGTATGTTAACCACTTCAAAGCGCCAGCCACGTACGAGGAGACTCTGAAATGGAACACGGAACTCACCGCCGCCTGTCGAGCACTATCGGCCACACTCCAGCAGTCGTACGATCCTGCTGGCATCCTCCCGAGGCGTCTGTCTTTGTTTCAGCTTCGACTGGCCGAGCATATGGTGCATCGTTTCTTTCTGGCTCTGAATCACCCATGGCTGTGGGCGGCGCAGCATAATCCAGCCTACTACTTTGCACGCAAGATGTGTGTAGAGACATCGTTGAAATTGTATCGGGCCTTTGCTACCGGGTCACCGGCTGGGGACTCGGGGACCGCCCGGGAAACTGATGACTTTACGAGGTTGTCCACCTGCGGGTATGGGGCATTCCGGTCAGTCCCCACGCTCGCTGTTTTGACCATTTGTTTGGAGCTGTTGTGGCAGGTGCAGGAGGACCGGTCATTCCGCCAGAGTATGAACCTCGACCATGTGCTTGAAAGGCCGGGTTCCGAGGCGGATTTGGGCACAACGGGTCCCCTTAGCATTGGAAGTGGCGCTGCCCCGCGCCAGGATCTGCTCGACGCTGTCAAGTACTCCATCGGGTGGACAGTGCGCCGTATCCGAATGGGAGAGACAAATATCAAGGGATATCTCATGTACTCTGCTCTCTGGAGTCAGGTCCAGGCTCTCCAGAATGGCGCTTCTGATGCTGAGGCGGAGGAGCAGGTGCTGGCTTCCATCGCAGATGAGCTGGGCCAGTGCTGGCACCTGCTGCAGGAGGCTGCTGGCGGAAAGCTACCTCTTTCCATGATCGGGGCTGCATTGAATGGTGGATACGGACCCGGGAGAAACCCATTCGAAGACTCCAAGATGGATTACAGCTACGGGTGGGATAGCGAAGGCTCG CTCTGTGATCAAGGCTTCGACTCCATCTTTAACTTTCACAACGCCGACTTTTTTATAGGGACGTGA
- the LAT1 gene encoding pyruvate dehydrogenase complex dihydrolipoamide acetyltransferase component (E2) (COG:C; EggNog:ENOG503NVAH), which produces MLVPVLRRQAVQHVRLARVALPSLTRWYASYPPHTVVKMPALSPTMTAGNIGAWNKKPGDSIAPGEVLVEIETDKAQMDFEFQEEGVLAKVLKDTGAKDVAVGNPIAILVDEGTDISAFESFSLEDAGGDASAPAPKKEQKSESESSAPTPAPTPAPEPESTGPSGRLEPALDREPNISAAAKRLAIENGISIKGLKGTGPGGKITEEDVKKAQSSPAAAGAASAASYQDTPISGMRKSIASRLQSSIVDNPHYFVSSSLSVGKLLKLRQALNSSAEGRYKLSVNDFLIKAIAVASKKVPAVNSSWRDGVIRQFNNVDVSVAVATPTGLITPIVTNVESKGLETISASVKELAKKARDNKLKPEEYQGGTITISNMGMNAAVERFTAIINPPQAAILAVGSTQKVAVPVENEDGTTGVEWEERIVVTGSFDHKVVDGAVGAEWMREFKKVIENPLELLL; this is translated from the exons ATGCTTGTTCCCGTCCTCAGAAGGCAAGCTGTTCAGCATGTCCGCCTTGCCCGCGtcgccctccccagcctgACAAGATGGTACGCTTCGTACCCCCCGCACACCGTTGTCAAGATGCCCGCCTTATCTCCTACCATGACGGCGGGAAATATCGGCGCCTGGAACAAGAAGCCCGGTGACAGCATCGCCCCCGGCGAGGTCCTTGTCGAGATCGAGACCGACAAGGCCCAGATGGACTTTGAGTTCCAGGAAGAGGGTGTTTTGGCCAAGGTCCTCAAGGACACGGGCGCGAAGGATGTCGCTGTTGGCAAT CCAATTGCCATCTTGGTCGATGAGGGAACCGACATCAGTGCCTTTGAGAGCTTCTCGCTCGAGgatgccggtggtgatgcttcGGCCCCGGCTcccaagaaggagcagaagtCCGAGTCCGAGTCTTCCGCCCCTACCCCGGCGCCCACTCCGGCCCCCGAGCCCGAATCGACCGGACCCAGCGGCAGGCTCGAGCCTGCCCTCGATCGCGAGCCCAACatctctgccgccgccaagaGGCTTGCTATTGAGAATGGTATCTCGATCAAGGGCCTCAAGGGTACTGGCCCGGGTGGCAAGatcaccgaggaggatgtcaagaAGGCCCAGTCCTcccctgccgccgccggtgctGCGTCTGCTGCCTCTTACCAGGACACCCCTATCAGCGGCATGCGCAAGTCCATCGCTTCGCGTCTCCAGTCCTCTATTGTTGACAACCCCCACTACTTTGTCTCTTCCAGCCTCTCCGTCGGCAAGCTCCTCAAACTCCGCCAGGCTCTCAACAGCTCCGCCGAGGGCCGGTACAAGCTTTCTGTCAACGACTTCTTGATCAAGGCCATTGCCGTTGCCTCCAAGAAGGTCCCCGCCGTCAACAGCTCGTGGCGTGATGGCGTTATTCGCCAGTTCAACAATGTTGACGTTtccgtcgccgtcgccaccCCCACCGGCCTGATCacccccatcgtcaccaacgtCGAGTCTAAGGGTCTGGAGACCATCTCGGCTTCCGTCAAGGAGCTTGCCAAGAAGGCTCGTGATAACAAGCTCAAGCCCGAGGAGTACCAGGgcggcaccatcaccatctccaacatggGCATGAACGCCGCTGTCGAACGTttcaccgccatcatcaacccccctcagGCTGCCATCCTTGCTGTCGGCAGCACCCAGAAGGTTGCCGTCCCAGTCGAGAATGAGGATGGCACCACGGGCGTCGAGTGGGAGGAGCGGATCGTCGTCACCGGCAGCTTCGACCACAAGGTCGTTGACGGTGCCGTCGGTGCCGAGTGGATGCGCGAGTTCAAGAAGGTCATTGAGAACcctcttgagcttcttctttaA